A single window of uncultured Methanospirillum sp. DNA harbors:
- a CDS encoding phosphate uptake regulator PhoU, giving the protein MDIRRVQMTGGSSYVLTLPKDWVTSLNIRKNDPVGVMIQADGDLMITGNLTGDLPPRTRVVNIEQGMDSQMLFRILVGIYIAGYNIIEIRSKDRIQGTLRRTIRAFSDQVIGLEPVEEEETVIILRDLFNPLDMPLETSFRRMYAVTTGMLTDSAEGLKSCDLARIQDVEFRDRDVDRLFWLISRQTSMILQSPRNAERMKTTISEVLHYLQTGRIVERVADHAVLISRSVGMIGSGAIAEEVRFMISRAMSEADKLFEQSVSAFFSHDMKKANRVLGSASPLEQSLHQINQDILTLPTDSVMIARKITDSIRRIGEYSGDIAERVIDFGVVPDADSDSSSA; this is encoded by the coding sequence ATGGATATCAGAAGGGTTCAGATGACCGGGGGTTCATCCTATGTACTCACGTTGCCCAAAGACTGGGTCACCTCCCTCAATATCAGGAAGAATGATCCTGTCGGTGTGATGATCCAGGCTGACGGTGATCTGATGATCACAGGAAACCTTACCGGCGATCTGCCCCCCCGCACACGAGTTGTGAACATTGAGCAGGGAATGGACTCGCAGATGCTCTTTAGGATTCTGGTCGGTATCTATATTGCAGGATACAATATCATCGAGATCAGGTCAAAAGACCGTATTCAGGGCACACTTCGGCGGACCATCAGGGCCTTCTCAGATCAGGTCATCGGGCTTGAGCCGGTCGAGGAGGAGGAGACAGTAATTATTCTCAGGGATCTCTTCAACCCCCTTGATATGCCGCTGGAGACCTCGTTCAGAAGGATGTATGCGGTCACCACAGGCATGCTCACCGACTCCGCCGAAGGGCTGAAGTCATGCGACCTGGCAAGGATACAGGACGTTGAGTTCAGGGATCGTGACGTTGACCGCCTGTTCTGGCTGATCTCACGGCAGACAAGTATGATCCTGCAGAGCCCACGCAATGCAGAGAGGATGAAGACAACCATCTCTGAAGTGCTCCACTACCTGCAGACCGGGCGGATCGTGGAACGGGTTGCTGATCACGCGGTTCTGATCTCCAGGAGCGTCGGCATGATAGGGTCTGGAGCAATTGCAGAAGAGGTCCGCTTTATGATTAGCAGGGCGATGTCAGAGGCTGATAAGCTGTTTGAGCAGAGTGTTTCTGCATTCTTCTCCCACGATATGAAAAAAGCGAACCGGGTTCTCGGATCTGCATCACCACTAGAACAGTCCCTGCACCAGATCAACCAGGATATCCTGACACTTCCTACCGATTCGGTGATGATAGCACGAAAGATCACAGACAGCATCCGCCGGATCGGCGAGTACTCGGGTGATATCGCAGAACGGGTGATTGACTTTGGTGTCGTCCCTGATGCTGATTCAGACTCTTCTTCTGCATAA
- the tsaA gene encoding tRNA (N6-threonylcarbamoyladenosine(37)-N6)-methyltransferase TrmO produces the protein MIELTPIGVISSPFKTRQQAPRQGRECEGCSTITIYPEYRAGLGEMIGISHIWVLYWMDRAERNVLFSRRPEWIEDRPVFTIRSPARPNPIALSIGRMVSFEDGVITVSGIEALDGSPVIDIKPYIPGLDCIPGAEYSALTHHDETSIRTGESQS, from the coding sequence ATGATTGAACTCACCCCTATCGGTGTCATCAGTTCACCTTTCAAGACAAGACAGCAGGCACCCCGCCAGGGCAGGGAGTGTGAGGGGTGTTCCACAATAACCATCTATCCGGAATATCGTGCAGGTCTTGGAGAGATGATCGGGATATCCCACATCTGGGTTCTGTACTGGATGGATCGTGCAGAACGGAATGTGCTCTTTTCACGCAGGCCTGAATGGATCGAGGATCGTCCCGTCTTCACGATCAGGTCTCCGGCACGGCCAAATCCCATAGCCCTCTCAATCGGCAGAATGGTTTCGTTTGAGGACGGAGTCATCACGGTATCAGGCATTGAGGCCCTGGACGGCTCGCCGGTGATCGACATAAAGCCGTACATTCCGGGTCTTGACTGTATCCCGGGAGCAGAGTATTCGGCTCTGACCCATCATGATGAGACCAGCATTAGAACCGGGGAGAGTCAGTCGTAA